One genomic segment of Bdellovibrionales bacterium includes these proteins:
- a CDS encoding SRPBCC domain-containing protein yields MAAKNKPNEIYIERIYDAPVKMVWDAWVDPKQVAQWWGPRGFTLTSHSKDVRTGGHWDYTMHGPDGVDYPNITKYLEVEKHSRMVYDHGGNADQPPLFRVTVNFIDLKGKTKMEMTMAFATAEVAAGSKKFIKKAGGNSTWDRLAEYLEMESAKQDVFVINQTFDAPINLMFEVWTNPKHLSQWTGPAGSKIDYLKADIKPGGSAFYCMTGQGDGKIFGKATYLEIDKPCRIVYTQCFCDENEKVNRHPMAPTWPEVMKTTVLLEAEGPDQTRVTVKWEVVGDATPAERETFNKAKAGMSQGWGGSFDKLEEYLAKK; encoded by the coding sequence ATGGCCGCCAAAAATAAGCCGAATGAAATTTATATTGAAAGAATTTATGATGCCCCAGTTAAAATGGTATGGGACGCATGGGTAGACCCAAAACAAGTTGCTCAGTGGTGGGGTCCAAGAGGATTTACTCTCACTAGTCATAGCAAAGATGTAAGAACTGGCGGTCATTGGGATTATACAATGCATGGACCTGACGGGGTCGACTACCCCAACATCACTAAATACCTCGAAGTCGAAAAACATTCTCGCATGGTATATGACCATGGCGGTAACGCTGACCAACCACCTTTGTTTCGGGTGACTGTGAATTTTATAGATCTCAAAGGTAAAACGAAAATGGAAATGACGATGGCCTTCGCCACGGCTGAAGTTGCCGCTGGATCTAAGAAATTTATCAAGAAGGCAGGTGGAAACTCAACTTGGGATCGTCTTGCCGAGTATTTAGAAATGGAGTCTGCAAAGCAGGATGTATTTGTCATTAACCAAACCTTTGATGCGCCAATCAACTTGATGTTCGAAGTTTGGACGAATCCAAAACATCTCAGTCAGTGGACAGGACCTGCGGGCTCCAAGATAGATTATTTGAAAGCTGACATTAAACCTGGAGGAAGCGCATTTTACTGCATGACAGGACAAGGCGACGGAAAGATATTTGGAAAAGCTACTTATCTAGAAATTGATAAGCCCTGTAGAATTGTTTATACTCAGTGCTTCTGTGATGAAAATGAAAAGGTTAACCGACACCCAATGGCACCAACGTGGCCCGAAGTTATGAAGACAACTGTTTTACTCGAAGCGGAAGGTCCAGATCAAACGAGAGTCACTGTGAAATGGGAGGTCGTCGGAGACGCAACACCAGCTGAACGAGAAACTTTCAATAAAGCTAAAGCTGGAATGTCTCAAGGTTGGGGCGGTAGTTTTGATAAGCTCGAAGAATACTTGGCGAAAAAATAG
- a CDS encoding AbiEi antitoxin N-terminal domain-containing protein, with amino-acid sequence MTPQQESKLKKKKVFTLAEAEAIGLTRQDLAKLVKQEKLLRMGRGIYSHPQAPVDREIDFQVACSKLGPDVVVGGLSALYYYNLTEQVPQQVWVLVPSTKKTRSKDYRLIRTKTPLNKAIIEGQGYKIVSLERAIVESFKLATKIGERIAIKAAKTAIQQKRTNLKKIGTTAREIGLDSYITKYFEAIIGSIT; translated from the coding sequence ATGACCCCACAACAAGAATCAAAGCTCAAAAAAAAGAAAGTCTTCACTCTGGCTGAAGCCGAAGCCATTGGCCTCACTCGGCAGGATCTCGCTAAACTTGTGAAACAAGAAAAGCTACTTCGCATGGGAAGGGGTATCTATTCGCACCCTCAAGCACCAGTGGATCGAGAGATTGATTTTCAGGTCGCTTGTAGCAAACTTGGGCCTGATGTTGTTGTGGGCGGTCTCTCTGCTCTGTACTATTACAACCTAACTGAACAAGTCCCTCAGCAAGTTTGGGTCTTGGTGCCATCGACAAAGAAAACAAGAAGCAAAGACTATAGGCTCATTCGCACCAAAACTCCGCTCAACAAAGCCATCATCGAGGGCCAAGGATATAAAATCGTGAGCCTTGAAAGAGCTATTGTTGAGAGCTTTAAACTTGCCACCAAAATTGGTGAAAGAATCGCAATAAAGGCCGCCAAGACCGCCATTCAGCAAAAGCGAACTAACCTCAAAAAAATTGGAACTACGGCCAGAGAAATAGGCCTTGATTCCTACATCACCAAGTATTTCGAGGCCATTATAGGATCAATAACATGA
- a CDS encoding class D beta-lactamase, with protein sequence MTKFAATYFFLFFISVNSFALTENELKNEFTDRDGCFLISDLKTGEIISEYSSKRCQERFPPCSSFKIAAALMAFEKKVLKDENQVIKWDGVKRGRVEIDKDLTPYTWMSASAIWVTSWIMPQLGKEAIHGFLGTFSYGNKDFSGPRIEPWQTSSLKISAHEQLAFISKLWNGELPLAKDTIENTKKIILVKKLGKNSELYGKTGTGCLQGTSCMDKPDKMIGWFVGVLNNGKSEYVFAANATDLVPQGPPAGPRVRNTVIEILEKMGLVK encoded by the coding sequence ATGACTAAATTCGCTGCAACTTACTTTTTTCTATTTTTTATCAGTGTTAACTCTTTTGCACTTACCGAAAATGAACTAAAGAATGAATTTACCGATCGTGACGGATGTTTTTTAATTTCCGATCTTAAAACTGGAGAAATCATCTCTGAATACAGTTCTAAGCGATGCCAAGAACGATTCCCACCATGTTCTTCGTTTAAGATTGCGGCTGCATTAATGGCTTTCGAAAAAAAAGTATTGAAGGATGAAAACCAAGTTATCAAATGGGATGGTGTTAAGCGAGGTCGAGTTGAGATTGATAAGGATCTTACGCCCTACACCTGGATGAGCGCTTCGGCCATTTGGGTTACATCTTGGATCATGCCTCAGTTGGGAAAAGAGGCCATTCATGGATTTTTGGGGACATTTTCATACGGAAATAAGGATTTCAGCGGACCTCGAATAGAGCCATGGCAAACCTCAAGCTTAAAGATTTCTGCTCATGAGCAATTAGCCTTTATCTCAAAACTTTGGAATGGCGAATTGCCACTGGCTAAAGATACAATTGAAAATACTAAAAAAATCATCCTCGTTAAAAAGTTAGGTAAAAATTCTGAGCTTTACGGGAAAACAGGAACCGGTTGTCTACAGGGGACTTCATGTATGGATAAACCTGACAAAATGATCGGATGGTTTGTCGGTGTCTTAAATAATGGCAAGAGTGAGTATGTCTTCGCCGCAAATGCGACAGATTTGGTTCCACAAGGGCCACCAGCCGGGCCACGAGTGCGTAACACGGTGATTGAGATTTTGGAAAAAATGGGACTAGTAAAATGA
- a CDS encoding nucleotidyltransferase domain-containing protein, giving the protein MGMDLHSLKDETLQAIARLLITKYKCHSVILYGSRARGQTTPTSDYDVIGVCKSGEKTRIAKKVKGKFWDVFVYAEKDLKVLSDQHLSWKHARILFSKGPYAKVLLRRIDKFLKKPFKRHPVYEVKATIAWAQKELERCRMNDIQGLYRRSEFQNALIDHYYFVRQKRFWGPKEGFAWLKENDPKTFQLIRRSLKDPTNLNYLKAAASRVYKVNLD; this is encoded by the coding sequence TTGGGGATGGATTTACATTCGCTCAAAGATGAAACTCTGCAGGCAATTGCTCGACTGCTTATTACCAAATACAAATGTCACTCCGTAATTCTTTATGGATCGCGCGCAAGAGGTCAAACGACACCAACAAGCGACTACGATGTCATAGGCGTTTGTAAGTCAGGTGAGAAGACTCGTATTGCCAAAAAAGTTAAAGGCAAATTCTGGGATGTTTTTGTTTACGCTGAAAAAGATTTAAAAGTACTCAGCGATCAACATTTGAGCTGGAAGCACGCTCGAATCCTTTTTTCCAAAGGACCATATGCCAAAGTTCTTTTGCGAAGAATTGATAAATTTTTAAAAAAACCATTTAAGCGTCATCCTGTTTATGAAGTTAAAGCAACAATAGCCTGGGCTCAAAAAGAGCTGGAGCGTTGCCGAATGAATGACATTCAAGGTTTGTATAGGCGATCTGAGTTTCAAAATGCTCTCATTGATCATTACTATTTTGTTAGACAGAAAAGATTCTGGGGCCCAAAGGAAGGGTTTGCTTGGCTAAAGGAAAATGATCCGAAAACATTCCAGTTGATTAGGCGTTCGTTGAAAGATCCGACCAACCTCAATTATTTAAAAGCTGCTGCGTCACGTGTATATAAGGTTAATTTGGATTAA
- a CDS encoding nucleotidyl transferase AbiEii/AbiGii toxin family protein, protein MTTKIKGESVRAKLKSFASKMKIKYSHLETVFLIERLVARLIADKKLSQNLVFKGGFVGLKVYQSPRYTIDLDALLVKSNIEQTLALVKQQAQFDMDDGVWFRFESQMDLATQGEYGGIRHTYRAGIGELLKDIKRAQIINFDLGIGDPITPGPQKVEVKTFTGNETLSWSVYPVETICAEKLHALISHGDDNSRSKDVHDLAIFLPKSDAQTLKKAIKNCFEFRETEVPESLIEVIRVLKTGRLEKGWDSAMASITEPMSFEQAFNKMLKAIEEIETKWS, encoded by the coding sequence ATGACAACAAAAATTAAGGGTGAGTCCGTCAGGGCGAAACTGAAAAGTTTCGCCTCAAAAATGAAAATAAAATATTCGCATCTTGAAACAGTATTTTTGATTGAGCGACTTGTTGCTCGACTTATCGCTGACAAAAAGCTGAGTCAAAACCTGGTATTCAAAGGCGGCTTTGTTGGGCTTAAAGTCTATCAGTCCCCTCGATACACGATTGATCTCGATGCTCTTCTTGTAAAATCAAACATCGAGCAGACTCTTGCTTTGGTCAAACAACAAGCTCAATTCGATATGGATGATGGAGTCTGGTTTCGCTTTGAAAGCCAAATGGATTTGGCAACCCAAGGGGAATATGGTGGCATTCGCCATACTTATCGGGCTGGCATCGGTGAACTACTCAAAGACATAAAACGGGCCCAAATCATCAACTTTGACCTTGGGATTGGCGATCCTATAACTCCGGGGCCACAAAAGGTAGAGGTAAAAACTTTTACTGGGAATGAAACTCTCAGTTGGTCAGTCTATCCGGTTGAAACAATTTGTGCAGAGAAACTCCATGCTTTGATTTCTCATGGCGACGACAACTCTCGCTCAAAGGATGTTCACGACCTTGCGATATTTCTACCGAAATCTGACGCACAAACTCTAAAGAAAGCCATCAAAAATTGCTTTGAATTTCGAGAAACTGAAGTTCCTGAAAGTCTCATTGAAGTAATAAGAGTCTTGAAAACTGGTCGATTGGAAAAGGGCTGGGATAGTGCCATGGCATCAATCACTGAGCCAATGAGCTTTGAGCAAGCTTTTAATAAAATGCTAAAAGCGATTGAGGAAATTGAGACCAAGTGGAGCTGA
- a CDS encoding cupin domain-containing protein — MILKILSSVLLASIITTYAVAKEGNSMKGNVSKDLEFNKENKVVKPLFSESFKVMGIGLTKSQKLEKHQTPTAAFLYVESGKVTFTMKGEVTTLSPGDYFSIPPKEMHEVEAIEDSRLMLMK; from the coding sequence ATGATTTTAAAAATACTTAGTTCGGTTTTACTAGCTTCGATAATTACAACTTATGCTGTCGCAAAAGAAGGGAATTCTATGAAAGGCAATGTTTCAAAGGACTTAGAGTTTAATAAAGAAAACAAGGTTGTGAAGCCACTCTTTAGTGAATCTTTTAAGGTCATGGGTATTGGATTAACCAAAAGTCAGAAACTTGAAAAACATCAAACGCCGACCGCAGCATTTCTCTATGTAGAGAGCGGTAAGGTCACTTTTACAATGAAAGGTGAAGTGACGACTCTTAGTCCGGGGGATTATTTTTCTATTCCGCCTAAGGAAATGCATGAGGTCGAGGCAATAGAAGATTCCCGTCTGATGTTGATGAAGTAA
- a CDS encoding GNAT family N-acetyltransferase — MGTITEKIYQLRDGRTVKIRSALERDAEAYLTLGKSIMAEEIYTLTQPHELNFTIEQEANWIKSKIDNEFHLILVAEIDGEVIGQLDFSNGHRERIAHTGDFGMGVKKEFRGIGVGSLLLKALIDWAKSNPKIEKINLCVHQTNDRAIVTYKKIGFQVEGLRTKDLKYPNGVYVDTVLMGLRL, encoded by the coding sequence ATGGGAACGATTACTGAAAAAATATACCAGTTAAGAGACGGTCGCACTGTGAAAATCCGGTCAGCATTAGAGCGTGATGCCGAAGCATATCTTACTCTTGGTAAATCGATAATGGCTGAAGAAATTTACACCCTGACTCAACCCCATGAATTAAATTTTACCATTGAACAAGAAGCCAACTGGATTAAGTCAAAAATTGATAATGAGTTTCATCTTATTCTTGTTGCAGAAATTGATGGCGAAGTAATTGGTCAACTCGATTTTTCAAATGGTCACAGAGAAAGAATTGCTCATACAGGTGATTTTGGAATGGGCGTAAAGAAGGAATTTCGAGGTATAGGCGTCGGAAGTCTTCTGCTTAAGGCCCTGATTGATTGGGCAAAAAGCAATCCAAAGATTGAAAAAATAAATCTATGTGTTCATCAAACTAATGATCGAGCGATCGTGACTTACAAAAAGATTGGGTTTCAAGTAGAAGGCCTTCGAACTAAGGATCTAAAATACCCCAATGGAGTGTATGTGGACACTGTTCTTATGGGATTGCGTTTGTGA
- a CDS encoding VOC family protein produces the protein MIDHTGVAVSDYKKSKLFYENALKPIGYKMLLEIPTEHTGGVGVAGFGEPPKPDFWISEGTPNKPHVHVAFRVDNKKKVDEFYSAAIAAGAKDNGKPGPRPHYHEKYYGAFVLDPDGHNIEAVFHG, from the coding sequence ATGATTGATCATACAGGCGTAGCAGTTAGCGATTACAAAAAGAGCAAACTATTTTATGAAAACGCATTGAAACCCATCGGCTATAAAATGTTATTGGAAATTCCAACTGAACATACTGGTGGAGTTGGCGTTGCTGGATTTGGTGAACCACCGAAACCTGACTTTTGGATTTCAGAAGGTACACCCAACAAACCCCATGTTCATGTCGCCTTTCGGGTGGATAATAAAAAGAAGGTCGATGAGTTTTACTCAGCGGCAATTGCAGCTGGTGCAAAAGACAATGGCAAGCCGGGTCCAAGACCTCATTATCACGAGAAATACTATGGAGCTTTTGTATTGGATCCAGATGGACACAATATTGAAGCGGTATTTCATGGGTAG
- a CDS encoding GFA family protein — MHKGSCLCQAVTFEVDGDLPAPSACHCTKCRKHTGHFEAGTDVPRSAVRINGSEKITWYHSSEKVRRGFCSTCGSSMFFDPIHRDWIGISMGVSDGPTNTKLVRHIFVANKGDYYDIVDGLPQNEQ, encoded by the coding sequence ATTCATAAGGGTTCTTGTCTTTGCCAGGCTGTTACTTTTGAAGTTGACGGTGATCTTCCGGCCCCAAGCGCGTGTCATTGTACAAAATGTAGAAAACATACCGGTCACTTCGAAGCCGGTACGGATGTTCCCCGCTCAGCAGTTAGAATAAATGGTTCAGAGAAAATCACTTGGTATCATTCGTCAGAGAAAGTGCGTCGAGGGTTTTGCTCCACCTGCGGATCATCGATGTTTTTCGACCCGATTCATAGAGACTGGATTGGCATTTCAATGGGGGTATCTGATGGGCCAACAAATACAAAACTAGTAAGACATATTTTTGTTGCAAATAAAGGTGACTATTATGACATCGTAGATGGTTTGCCACAAAATGAACAGTGA
- a CDS encoding DUF4287 domain-containing protein: MSFKTYLANIEDKTGKSADDFKKLEAKKGFFKEGTKAGEIVLWLKKDFNLGHGHAMAIYAFFKGKRN, translated from the coding sequence ATGTCATTTAAAACCTATTTAGCGAATATTGAAGACAAGACCGGTAAATCAGCCGATGATTTTAAGAAGTTAGAAGCAAAAAAAGGATTTTTTAAGGAAGGTACGAAAGCAGGAGAAATTGTTTTGTGGTTAAAAAAGGATTTCAATTTGGGGCATGGGCATGCGATGGCAATCTACGCCTTCTTTAAAGGTAAACGGAATTAA
- a CDS encoding DUF1697 domain-containing protein, translating to MSKLVTYVALLRGINVGGNNIIKMNDLKKCFEALNFSNVKTYIASGNVIFSANKIKNDVLIKTIEEALRKTFGYKAIIVLRTQAEIEATVDGFPKIFKNITWKHNVIFLGKDIDSKSILKSLSLKDDIETITYKKGVIYWSAQMKNITKSNMLKLSSKPEYQRMTVRNQNTTRKILALMKKD from the coding sequence ATGTCTAAATTGGTAACATATGTCGCATTACTCAGGGGAATTAATGTTGGTGGTAATAATATCATTAAAATGAATGACCTGAAAAAATGTTTTGAAGCATTGAATTTTTCAAATGTTAAAACATATATTGCTAGTGGGAATGTGATTTTTTCGGCAAACAAAATTAAGAACGATGTTCTTATCAAAACTATTGAAGAGGCTCTTCGAAAAACATTTGGGTACAAAGCTATTATTGTATTGAGAACCCAAGCTGAGATAGAGGCAACTGTTGATGGATTTCCTAAAATTTTTAAAAATATCACATGGAAACACAATGTCATTTTTCTTGGAAAAGATATTGATAGCAAATCGATTTTAAAATCTCTCTCATTAAAAGATGATATAGAAACTATAACCTATAAAAAAGGTGTCATTTATTGGTCTGCACAGATGAAGAACATTACCAAGTCAAATATGCTCAAGCTTTCAAGCAAGCCTGAGTACCAACGAATGACAGTAAGGAATCAGAATACAACTAGGAAGATTCTTGCTTTGATGAAAAAAGATTGA
- a CDS encoding YdeI/OmpD-associated family protein, with translation MKKKEIAGPLHTMPTDLRKALSTPAAKAAWRDITPLARNEWICWITSTKKLETRKQRIERARKELIEGKRRPCCWPGCPHRRPSARKWFK, from the coding sequence ATGAAAAAAAAAGAAATTGCTGGACCACTACATACAATGCCAACAGATTTGCGAAAAGCCCTCTCAACACCGGCCGCTAAGGCGGCTTGGAGGGATATTACTCCGCTCGCGCGCAACGAGTGGATCTGTTGGATCACATCAACAAAAAAGCTAGAGACACGCAAACAAAGGATTGAAAGAGCGCGCAAAGAGCTCATCGAAGGCAAGCGCCGGCCATGTTGTTGGCCCGGTTGCCCCCATCGTAGGCCGAGCGCAAGAAAATGGTTTAAATGA
- a CDS encoding GNAT family N-acetyltransferase, with the protein MIETVSIQTDRLILRPYQADDWERVHIYGSNPDFSKYELWGPNSLEDTHKFVAEMVEQIKSAPRYKFDFAVCLKENGLLIGGCGIRRETETSQVANLGWAINPEFQNRGYATEAAKALIQFGLQKLNLKVIYATCDTRNVPSFKVMEKLGMQRVGFIKGTKEVKGHIRDSWRYEL; encoded by the coding sequence ATGATAGAAACCGTTTCGATTCAAACCGACCGCCTTATACTTCGCCCATATCAGGCTGATGACTGGGAACGAGTTCACATTTATGGTTCAAACCCTGATTTCTCAAAGTATGAATTATGGGGTCCAAACTCATTGGAAGATACTCATAAATTCGTAGCAGAAATGGTCGAGCAAATAAAATCTGCACCAAGATACAAATTTGATTTTGCAGTATGCTTAAAGGAAAATGGCCTTCTCATTGGTGGTTGTGGCATTCGCAGAGAAACCGAAACAAGTCAGGTGGCCAACTTAGGATGGGCAATCAATCCAGAATTTCAAAATAGAGGTTATGCAACCGAGGCGGCTAAAGCCTTAATCCAGTTTGGTCTTCAAAAATTAAACTTGAAAGTGATCTACGCTACTTGCGATACCCGTAATGTGCCTTCTTTCAAAGTAATGGAAAAACTAGGCATGCAGAGAGTTGGTTTTATCAAAGGAACTAAAGAAGTAAAAGGCCATATCCGGGACTCTTGGAGATATGAATTATGA
- a CDS encoding SRPBCC family protein, with translation MGNSKIQIETTISTTLPKVWQYWTEPNHITKWNFAVPEWCCPRASNDLRVGGKYSARMEAKDGSFGFDFEAIYDEVVDQKNIAYTLSDGRKVITSFEQQGPVTKVTTVFDAENQNPVEMQKSGWQSILNNFKKYAEEN, from the coding sequence ATGGGTAACTCAAAAATTCAAATCGAAACAACGATCTCAACAACGCTTCCAAAGGTTTGGCAGTATTGGACCGAGCCGAATCATATTACGAAGTGGAATTTTGCAGTACCAGAATGGTGCTGTCCGAGAGCCTCGAATGATCTTAGAGTCGGAGGAAAGTATTCCGCAAGAATGGAAGCAAAAGACGGAAGTTTTGGTTTCGACTTTGAAGCTATTTATGATGAAGTCGTTGATCAAAAGAACATTGCATATACTTTGTCTGACGGCCGAAAAGTCATCACTAGCTTCGAGCAACAGGGACCTGTAACGAAGGTCACGACCGTTTTTGATGCCGAAAATCAGAATCCGGTAGAAATGCAGAAGAGTGGCTGGCAATCGATACTTAATAACTTTAAGAAGTATGCGGAAGAAAATTGA
- a CDS encoding helix-turn-helix transcriptional regulator, whose amino-acid sequence MKSATQLFSKHGIDRVSVDMVASEANVSTPTVYQNFKSKTGLLISLMENVLFDAKSMNLSSRVDELASAIEIIEMTAEIARTIYENENHVLGIVRGSSTFSPELKQAEKDFEDIRFKMQKSRCEKLGKMKALQTGMKVYEARQLMWMYTSREIFRMLVIEQKWSSEKYKDWLSATLYSSLISNTES is encoded by the coding sequence TTGAAATCTGCAACTCAGCTATTTTCGAAACATGGTATTGATCGAGTATCAGTCGATATGGTAGCCAGCGAGGCCAACGTCTCGACACCGACCGTTTATCAAAATTTTAAATCTAAGACGGGATTGCTTATTTCATTGATGGAAAATGTGTTGTTCGATGCGAAGTCGATGAACCTCTCTTCACGGGTCGATGAACTTGCGTCAGCAATTGAAATAATTGAAATGACTGCCGAAATTGCGCGTACCATCTACGAGAATGAGAACCATGTTTTGGGAATAGTCCGCGGATCTTCAACTTTTTCACCGGAATTAAAGCAAGCAGAAAAGGATTTTGAGGATATTCGATTCAAAATGCAAAAATCCCGATGTGAGAAATTAGGAAAGATGAAGGCTTTGCAAACTGGAATGAAAGTTTATGAAGCTAGACAGCTCATGTGGATGTACACAAGCAGGGAAATCTTCAGAATGTTGGTCATCGAACAGAAATGGAGCAGCGAAAAGTATAAAGACTGGTTGTCGGCGACGCTTTACTCGAGTTTGATTTCAAACACTGAATCGTAA
- a CDS encoding SRPBCC family protein: protein MVIKILIGFVVLVAIIAIYAYTTAPDSLSISRSILIQVPAEKIFPYVNNPRRMQEWNPFTEGDPTLKMTYTGPDEGVGAASAWEGNSNTGMGQATIVEVEPNKRVSVRLDFKKPFDVTNFGEYRLEPKGSATEFTWSIVETAMIPRLISRFINLDKVIGGHFERGLAKLKSLAESKNRSQLSL from the coding sequence ATGGTCATAAAAATTTTAATTGGCTTCGTCGTATTGGTCGCAATTATAGCAATTTACGCATACACAACAGCTCCTGACAGTTTGTCGATTTCAAGATCCATACTGATTCAAGTCCCGGCGGAAAAGATTTTTCCTTATGTGAATAACCCAAGACGAATGCAAGAATGGAATCCCTTCACCGAAGGCGATCCAACTTTAAAAATGACTTACACCGGTCCTGATGAGGGCGTTGGGGCTGCTTCGGCATGGGAAGGCAATAGTAACACCGGTATGGGACAGGCCACGATTGTAGAAGTCGAGCCAAACAAACGAGTCTCTGTGCGACTGGATTTTAAGAAACCATTCGACGTAACAAACTTTGGAGAATATCGCCTTGAGCCCAAAGGTTCCGCCACGGAGTTTACTTGGAGTATTGTTGAAACAGCAATGATTCCGCGTCTCATTTCACGCTTCATTAATTTGGATAAAGTCATCGGTGGACACTTTGAAAGAGGTTTGGCGAAATTAAAATCATTAGCCGAGTCGAAAAATAGATCTCAATTGTCGTTATGA
- a CDS encoding winged helix-turn-helix transcriptional regulator — protein MIQDRLSLTFGALADPTRRAILARLAKGDATVADLAKPFMSEMSAPAITKHLKVLEKAGLISKGREAQWRPCKLEKEALKEVANWMDQYRQFWEENFDRLDLYLKTMTKKKGKKNGRQK, from the coding sequence ATGATTCAAGATCGATTGAGTTTAACATTTGGAGCCCTTGCAGATCCTACTAGGCGCGCAATTTTGGCTCGTCTTGCCAAGGGTGACGCAACTGTGGCCGACCTAGCAAAGCCCTTTATGAGTGAAATGAGTGCCCCTGCAATCACTAAGCATTTGAAAGTTCTTGAAAAGGCCGGTTTGATTTCAAAAGGCCGCGAAGCTCAATGGCGTCCGTGCAAACTTGAAAAAGAAGCTCTAAAAGAAGTTGCAAATTGGATGGATCAATACCGGCAATTTTGGGAAGAAAATTTTGATAGACTTGATCTTTACTTAAAAACAATGACAAAGAAAAAGGGAAAGAAAAATGGCCGCCAAAAATAA
- a CDS encoding DoxX family protein encodes MNGELIGRILSGVTLLFLIVDSGMKIVRAKLSVEATVALGFPESSVALVGILLLVGIILHAIPKSSVIGAVLITGFLGGAVAAQFRLGNPIFTHMLFPVYVASFMWGGLLLRYPRLMDFLILT; translated from the coding sequence ATGAATGGTGAACTAATTGGTAGAATCCTAAGTGGAGTGACCCTGCTTTTTTTAATCGTTGATTCTGGAATGAAAATTGTCCGGGCGAAGCTTTCGGTAGAGGCCACTGTAGCCCTTGGTTTCCCTGAATCTTCGGTCGCTCTAGTTGGCATTCTTCTACTGGTTGGCATCATCTTACATGCAATTCCCAAAAGTTCGGTGATCGGCGCAGTTCTGATTACTGGCTTTTTAGGTGGAGCCGTTGCTGCACAATTTAGGTTGGGCAATCCAATTTTTACCCATATGTTATTCCCTGTTTATGTCGCGAGCTTTATGTGGGGTGGATTGTTATTAAGATACCCGCGTCTGATGGATTTTTTAATCTTAACTTGA
- a CDS encoding TetR/AcrR family transcriptional regulator, with product MARKSNELDKKMIAAGIELILEGGIAGLSTRDIAERAGANLGMFNYHFGTKEKFVLKLLNEFYQKFLENLEPLNTKEPHLEAVLFQIAVFSRDSRKLLTSILSDVLSNDEVVVRFLKKNFSGHFKVLEQTLKAHLKIKRLSTPNINHAIRYLLGAVGVPNILFEVYERGGRKKSSPDSDTELNSRVKAAIIGLEYGLCEKTK from the coding sequence ATGGCCAGAAAATCTAATGAGTTAGACAAAAAAATGATTGCAGCTGGAATTGAACTCATACTTGAGGGCGGCATCGCAGGGCTATCGACCCGCGACATCGCAGAGCGAGCCGGTGCTAACCTTGGAATGTTTAACTACCACTTCGGAACGAAGGAAAAATTTGTACTCAAGCTTTTAAATGAATTTTATCAAAAGTTTTTAGAAAACCTCGAGCCATTGAATACCAAAGAGCCTCATCTTGAAGCTGTTCTTTTTCAAATAGCTGTATTTTCAAGAGATAGTCGAAAGCTTCTTACATCAATACTTTCAGATGTATTATCAAACGATGAAGTTGTTGTCCGTTTTCTAAAAAAGAACTTTTCGGGTCATTTTAAAGTACTAGAACAAACTTTAAAAGCTCATCTAAAGATCAAAAGACTATCAACACCTAATATAAACCATGCCATTCGCTATCTGCTCGGAGCAGTCGGAGTCCCCAATATCTTATTCGAAGTTTATGAAAGAGGTGGTCGGAAAAAAAGCTCCCCGGATAGCGATACTGAACTCAATTCCCGAGTCAAAGCCGCCATCATAGGCCTAGAGTATGGTCTCTGCGAAAAGACGAAGTGA